One Drosophila subobscura isolate 14011-0131.10 chromosome U, UCBerk_Dsub_1.0, whole genome shotgun sequence DNA window includes the following coding sequences:
- the LOC117901846 gene encoding MOB kinase activator-like 3 isoform X2, which translates to MALNGFVEFFQKGKTFRPKKRFAAGTIRYSLYKQAQASLQSGINLRQVVRLPAGENMNDWLAVHVVDFFNRINLIYGTVSEFCDESTCPTMSGGSRYEYLWADGDLYKKPIALPAKKYIEHLMDWIESQINNEALFPVSTGGARQRLL; encoded by the exons ATGGCGTTAAATGGATTTGTTGAGTTCTTTCAAAAGGGCAAA ACTTTTAggccaaaaaaaagatttgCGGCAGGAACAATAAGATATTCTCTCTATAAGCAAGCCCAGGCTAGTCTTCAATCTGGAATAAATTTACGTCAGGTAGTGCGATTACCTGCAGGGGAGAACATGAacgactggctggctgtgcaTG TTGTGGACTTCTTCAATCGAATCAACCTTATTTATGGAACTGTTTCCGAGTTTTGTGATGAATCAACTTGTCCAACTATGTCTGGAGGATCACGCTATGAGTATTTGTGGGCAGATGGAGATCT CTATAAAAAACCAATTGCTCTTCCGGCTAAAAAGTATATTGAACACTTAATGGACTGGATTGAGAGTCAAATTAACAATGAAGCCTTATTTCCCGTATCCActg gAGGCGCACGTCAACGCTTGTTATAA
- the LOC117901839 gene encoding probable trafficking protein particle complex subunit 13 homolog — protein MDTVEPDAHLLALKVMRLMRPTLVELGPVVSCEHKDLVQRFSSKPYGDVFSGSISETLSAGQVLLLPQSFGNIYLGETFSSYICVHNCSSQSVECINVKTDLQSNTTRINLSLHENSKSPITLAPGGTIDDVIRYEVKEIGTHILVCEVNYMSPAGYAQSLRKFFKFQVLKPLDVKTKFYNAEIEEIYLEAQIQNVTTSPFCLEKVELDSSEDYIVTPLNTLPNGESVFNTKNMLQPNNSCQFLYCIKPKPHIATDTHVLRQLSNVGKLDIVWRSNLGEKGRLQTSQLQRLPYECKDLRLEILNATNTVKIGTIFTFNCRVTNTSEQTMKLHVRLDTKLSPECQYTGCADFMLDKLNTGENAEFPLSVSPSKLGLIKICNLLLIDTEKNEHYTIEKVVEVFVVDADYNKDHKIFQNRLIRYENPTDLIIQSPVQLQVV, from the exons ATGGACACAGTAGAACCTGATGCACATTTATTGGCTTTAAAAg TTATGCGGTTAATGCGACCGACTTTAGTTGAACTTGGGCCAGTTGTAAGTTGTGAACATAAAGACTTGGTTCAACGCTTTTCTTCTAAACCTTATGGTGATGTATTTTCTGGGAGCATTTCTGAAACACTGTCGGCAGGTCAAGTGTTGTTGTTACCACAGTCATTTGGAAACATATATCTTGGTGAAACATTCTCTAGTTATATTTGTGTTCACAACTGTTCTTCCCAATCTGTTGAATGTATTAACGTAAAAACGGACCTGCAGTCAAACACTACACGTATAAATTTATCCTTGCATGAAAATAGCAAGTCTCCAATAACTTTGGCACCTGGGGGCACTATTGATGATGTTATACGATATGAAGTAAAAGAGATTGGaacacatat ACTTGTTTGCGAGGTCAATTATATGAGTCCAGCAGGATACGCTCAATCCTTAAGAAAGTTTTTCAAGTTTCAAGTCTTAAAACCACTCGACGTAAAAACGAAATTTTATAATGCCGAAATTGAAGAAATATATTTGGAGGCTCAAATACAAAATGTTACCACCAGTCCGTTCTGTCTCGAGAAAGTGGAATTGGATAGCTCGGAAGATTATATAGTAACACCATTAAATACATTGCCTAATGGAGAGTCTGTTTTTAATACTAAGAACATGTTGCAACCTAACAACAGTTGTCAGTTTCTTTATTGCATAAAA CCAAAACCACATATAGCTACAGACACACATGTTCTTCGACAGTTGAGCAATGTAGGCAAACTTGACATCGTTTGGCGGTCAAATCTCGGTGAAAAAGGACGATTGCAAACCAGTCAATTGCAGCGTTTG CCCTACGAATGTAAGGATCTACGGTTAGAAATCCTAAATGCTACAAATACAGTAAAAATTGGAACAATTTTTACCTTTAACTGTCGAGTGACAAATACATCCGAGCAGACAATGAAATTGCACGTTCGACTAGACACTAAGCTATCTCCGGAGTGTCAATACACGGGGTGTGCTGATTTCATGCTGGATAAACTAAACACTGGAGAAAATGCAGAGTTTCCTCTATCGGTTTCCCCATCGAAGTTAGGCCTTATTAAAATTTGCAACCTATTACTGATTGACACCGAAAAAAATGAACATTACACAATAGAAAAAGTAGTAGAAGTTTTCGTAGTAGATGCAGATTACAACAAAGATcacaaaatctttcaaaataGATTAATTCGTTATGAAAATCCCACGGATCTTATAATACAGTCTCCGGTTCAATTGCAGGTGGTATAA
- the LOC117901846 gene encoding MOB kinase activator-like 3 isoform X4, whose translation MALNGFVEFFQKGKTFRPKKRFAAGTIRYSLYKQAQASLQSGINLRQVVRLPAGENMNDWLAVHVVDFFNRINLIYGTVSEFCDESTCPTMSGGSRYEYLWADGDLRRTSTLVINISIIS comes from the exons ATGGCGTTAAATGGATTTGTTGAGTTCTTTCAAAAGGGCAAA ACTTTTAggccaaaaaaaagatttgCGGCAGGAACAATAAGATATTCTCTCTATAAGCAAGCCCAGGCTAGTCTTCAATCTGGAATAAATTTACGTCAGGTAGTGCGATTACCTGCAGGGGAGAACATGAacgactggctggctgtgcaTG TTGTGGACTTCTTCAATCGAATCAACCTTATTTATGGAACTGTTTCCGAGTTTTGTGATGAATCAACTTGTCCAACTATGTCTGGAGGATCACGCTATGAGTATTTGTGGGCAGATGGAGATCT gAGGCGCACGTCAACGCTTGTTATAAACATTTCTATTATTTCGTAA
- the LOC117901840 gene encoding ATPase family AAA domain-containing protein 1-B, whose translation MDNFSFGGVDLTKGQILQVLLRISVASMVTYYSVKWMMSQLDPTSKNKKKAKGLAEEQLKRLSENEGLKINSHDFNDYELMIASHLVVPADITVKWSDIAGLNLIVQELRESVVLPVQHKDLFKNSKLWQAPKGVLLHGPPGCGKTLIAKATAKEAGMRFINLDVAILTDKWYGESQKLTSAVFSLAAKIEPCIIFIDEIDSFLRARNSNDHEATAMMKTQFMMLWDGLSTNSNSTVIVMGATNRPQDLDKAIVRRMPAQFHIGLPSEIQRTEILKLILESEDLSRDVDLNRLSKLTNGFSGSDLREMCRNASVFRMRQLIEDKTTSGSGISAIDKTKLHITMDDLLSSHLKIKESKMHTGSMFLENRIELD comes from the exons ATGGATAATTTCAGTTTTGGAGGAGTAGATTTAACAAAGGGACAGATTTTACAAGTGTTGTTACGTATATCTGTTGCTTCAATGGTTACATATTATTCTGTTAAATGGATGATGAGCCAATTGGACCCTaccagcaaaaacaagaaaaaagccaaaggccTCGCAGAAGAACAATTGAAAAG GTTGAGTGAAAATGAGGGATTAAAAATCAATTCCCACGACTTTAATGACTACGAATTGATGATTGCGTCACACCTTGTTGTTCCAGCTGACATTACAGTCAAATGGAGCGATATTGCAGGATTGAATTTGATTGTTCAAGAGCTTCGTGAATCTGTGGTTTTGCCAGTTCAACATAAAGATTTATTCAAAAACTCCAAACTGTGGCAGGCCCCGAAAGGTGTTCTTCTCCATGGACCGCCTGGTTGCGGAAAAACGTTAATTGCGAAAGCTACGGCAAAAGAGGCTGGTATGCGATTTATCAATCTGGATGTAGCCATTTTAACTGATAAATGGTACGGGGAATCGCAAAAACTTACATCCGCTGTTTTTTCACTAGCAGCAAAAATCGAGCCTTGTATAATATTCATTGACGAAATTGATTCGTTTCTTCGGGCGCGTAATTCAAATGACCACGAGGCCACCGCAATGATGAAAACTCAGTTTATGATGTTATGGGATGGCCTAAGCACGAATTCCAATTCGACCGTGATCGTAATGggcgcaacaaacaggccacaGGATTTAGACAAGGCAATTGTTCGGCGAATGCCAGCACAATTTCACATTGGTCTTCCATCTGAAATCCAGAGAACAGAAATACTAAAATTGATATTAGAGTCTGAGGACTTAAGTCGGGATGTTGACCTAAATCGTTTGTCAAAGCTTACAAATGGGTTCTCCGGATCAGACCTTCGAGAAATGTGCCGGAACGCATCAGTTTTTAGAATGAGACAACTAATTGAGGATAAAACCACTTCAGGCTCTGGTATATCAGCTATAGATAAGACAAAGTTACATATTACAATGGATGATTTACTGAGCtcacatttaaaaattaaagagTCTAAAATGCACACCGGTAGCATGTTTTTAGAAAATAGAATAGAGCTAGATTAA
- the LOC117901843 gene encoding protein limb expression 1 homolog, which translates to MVYPEEPFWVLPTVTGFYEDRDYRVNVVEALQEFWQMKQSRGADLKNGALVIYESIPSNSQPYVCFVTLPGGSCFGSFQNCPTKAEARRSSAKIALMNSVFNEHPSRRISDEFILKAVQDARASFKSTQQGNDGTESGIEAFRFMLEANKGRTMLEFQELMTVFQLLHWNGSLKAMRERHCSRQEVVAHYSNRSLDDEMRAQMSLDWIAREHESPGVIRRELLLAERELETSRMAGRELRFPKEKKDILMIAHNQLGGSNLNSASIDHL; encoded by the exons ATGGTATACCCTGAGGAACCCTTTTGGGTTTTACCAACGGTAACTGGATTTTACGAAGATAGAGATTATAGAG TAAATGTAGTGGAAGCACTTCAAGAATTTTGGCAAATGAAACAGTCACGAGGAGCGGACCTTAAAAACGGCGCACTTGTAATATACGAATCGATCCCGTCCAATAGCCAGCCTTATGTATGTTTCGTAACACTGCCTGGGGGTAGTTGCTTTGGTAGCTTTCAG AACTGTCCAACAAAGGCGGAAGCAAGACGTAGCTCGGCTAAAATTGCTTTAATGAACTCTGTATTTAATGAGCATCCGTCGCGTCGAATTAGCGACGAGTTTATTTTGAAGGCAGTACAGGATGCACGTGCTTCTTTCAAATCAACACAACAAGGCAATGATGGAACAGAGTCTGGCATTGAGGCGTTCAG GTTTATGCTGGAAGCAAATAAGGGAAGAACCATGTTGGAATTCCAAGAACTGATGACTGTATTCCAACTGCTGCATTGGAATGGATCTTTAAAGGCCATGCGAGAACGTCATTGTTCGAGGCAAGAAGTAGTGGCGCACTATTCGAACCGCAGTTTAGATGACGAAATGCGTGCACAGATGTCGTTAGATTGGATAGCTCGTGAACATGAGAGCCCTGGCGTTATCAGAAGGGAGTTGCTTTTGGCGGAACGAGAGCTAGAGACTTCTCGCATGGCTGGTCGAGAATTGCGCtttccaaaagaaaagaaggaCATATTAATGATAGCTCATAATCAGCTGGGTGGAAGTAATTTGAACTCAGCGTCTATTGAtcatttataa
- the LOC117901846 gene encoding MOB kinase activator-like 3 isoform X3, with protein sequence MALNGFVEFFQKGKTFRPKKRFAAGTIRYSLYKQAQASLQSGINLRQVVRLPAGENMNDWLAVHVVDFFNRINLIYGTVSEFCDESTCPTMSGGSRYEYLWADGDLCSISKNICCTLSQNFNAIIPCFCTRIHSPF encoded by the exons ATGGCGTTAAATGGATTTGTTGAGTTCTTTCAAAAGGGCAAA ACTTTTAggccaaaaaaaagatttgCGGCAGGAACAATAAGATATTCTCTCTATAAGCAAGCCCAGGCTAGTCTTCAATCTGGAATAAATTTACGTCAGGTAGTGCGATTACCTGCAGGGGAGAACATGAacgactggctggctgtgcaTG TTGTGGACTTCTTCAATCGAATCAACCTTATTTATGGAACTGTTTCCGAGTTTTGTGATGAATCAACTTGTCCAACTATGTCTGGAGGATCACGCTATGAGTATTTGTGGGCAGATGGAGATCT ATGTTCCATTTccaaaaacatttgttgcactttgtcGCAAAATTTTAACGCGATTATTCCGTGTTTTTGTACACGTATACATTCACCATTTTGA
- the LOC117901837 gene encoding LOW QUALITY PROTEIN: kinesin-like protein KIF21B (The sequence of the model RefSeq protein was modified relative to this genomic sequence to represent the inferred CDS: substituted 1 base at 1 genomic stop codon) has product MISEEDPIKKDSSVRVAVRIRPQNSRELMDMCRICTSVTIGEPQILLGSDKAFTFDFVYDCSSKQDQIYDETVRALVESTLQGYNATVLAYGQTGSGKTYTMGTGFDRESDDVKLGIVPRAIQHIFAGIEDFETTASEMSPANGNPQFSLAVQYIELYNEDIFDLLDPFNKNTSFKIHEAANGQIEITGASIKPISHPQDALKFLQQGALARTTASTKMNDQSSRSHALFTIFVRRQRLLTPTNDALDNDLETLTSKFHFVDLAGSERLKRTLATGERAREGISINCGLLSLGNCISALGDKSKRALHVPYRDSKLTRLLQDSLGGNSRTLMIACVSPSDRDFMETLNTLKYANRARNIRNKVQINKDQSSRTISQLRRDVSALQLELLEYKQGKIVVDCDGNATRSDTFNENILLLSENKRLKQRLNSMQETINTLTDRNAHLKLEKDLNKWSYDPNLDLDKNNVVEYYIKEIEKLKAKLIESKEMQNQLKNYIGKWQPPLKNVYNGKHNQIPILDNCIFTSILSNRIQQIKEILXTWQKKGLERDKELLMSRSLPGIQNQNDRLEDSDISSSDSEGEGAVADLNDINSDIEIKSKLIEQLELSQERMELMRRHYEEKLTVLNCKILNTQKERDEFLTNMVSSTSVQSKDSLKKMKTDYERKITNMQSELKRLQHAQTEHIRQHRELKSQGARINTLRIELEQLKFTKVKLMKSISEQSSRHKEEDTKKSRTISKLQDDQRRQKNALLSLKEKINAKDQMLKRKTEEVIALRKSQRGRLSQRGAFNLVSKVGKSTRSTHQQWEKLYGFILHAARTRQLITQLEKELQRLILEREDLCRELKIMQNDQNMDKTSEDFNEQDSLKTNIRYLQETIEHVQQAIMEFEDSKDTAQSGIYKIQNFLDNIKTVEEAKYILQKLSDSAIILTCNLAIAETHLQETESLLQEAQQENSIQHQILQHFLSQSSNMHISDVFVSLNLKSNRNTLSHSSQKSLISSGTYDIPKEDIFGDSKHKDTTEISNRTPSPSGIDTLPDISSKIRRRTAQKQDLLFGDNTIPPKTDRMSRSYTQNDVICDNPLMRVSSTPGSL; this is encoded by the exons ATGATTTCCGAAGAAGACCCCATTAAGAAGGATAGTTCTGTACGGGTGGCTGTAAG AATTCGACCTCAGAATTCAAGAGAGCTCATGGATATGTGCCGCATTTGTACATCAGTCACTATTGGAGAGCCTCAAATTCTTCTTGGGTCGGACAAAGCTTTCACTTTTGACTTTGTATATGATTGTTCTTCAAAACAG GATCAAATATATGATGAAACCGTGAGGGCATTGGTTGAGAGTACGCTACAAGGCTATAATGCTACAGTACTTGCATACGGCCAGACGGGATCAGGGAAAACATACACAATGGGAACTGGATTTGACCGCGAATCCGATGACGTTAAACTTGGCATTGTACCTAGAGCGATTCAACACATATTTGCTGGTATCGAAGATTTTGAAACTACTGCCAGTGAAATGTCGCCTGCCAATGGAAATCCACAGTTCAGCCTTGCTGTTCAATACATTGAGCTGTACAATGAGGACATCTTCGATCTCTTAGACCCATTTAATAAAAACACTAGTTTTAAAATTCATGAAGCAGCCAATGGACAAATCGAAATAACTGGGGCATCTATAAAGCCAATTAGCCATCCTCAAGATGCATTAAA ATTCCTTCAGCAAGGTGCCTTAGCACGAACTACTGCATCAACGAAAATGAACGATCAGTCATCACGATCGCATGCATTGTTTACAATATTTGTGCGCAGGCAGCGTTTACTTACGCCTACAAACGATGCTTTGGATAACGACCTAGAAACATTGACTTCGAAGTTTCATTTTGTCGATTTGGCTGGTTCTGAACGCCTTAAACGGACTTTGGCTACGGGAGAACGTGCACGTGAAGGCATCTCTATCAATTGTGGACTTTTATCTTTAGGAAATTGTATTTCAGCGCTTGGTGATAAATCCAAAAGAGCGTTACATGTGCCTTATCGCGACTCCAAGCTAACACGGCTACTACAGGATTCTTTAGGTGGCAACAGTCGGACTTTAATGATTGCATGCGTATCGCCAAGCGACCGAGACTTTATGGAAACATTAAACACATTAAAGTATGCAAACCGAGCGAGAAATATTAGGAACAAAGTGCAAATCAACAAAGATCAAAGTTCTCGAACTATTTCACAGTTGAGAAGAGATGTTTCAGCTTTACAATTGgaattactagaatataaacaG GGTAAAATAGTAGTGGACTGCGACGGAAATGCTACACGCTCGGACAcgtttaatgaaaatattctgCTCTTATCAGAAAACAAACGATTGAAGCAACGTCTTAATTCGATGCAAGAGACAATTAACACATTAACTGATCGAAATGCGCATCTGAAGCTAGAAAAAGATCTAAATAAATGGTCATATGATCCCAATTTAGATTTAGATAAAAATAATGTTGTTGAATATTACATTAAAGAAATCGAAAAACTAAAAGCTAAATTAATAGAATCtaaagaaatgcaaaatcaaCTGAAAAATTATATCGGAAAATGGCAGCCACcacttaaaaatgtttataacgGTAAGCATAACCAAATTCCAATTCTagataattgtatttttactTCAATCCTATCCAATCGTATCCAGCAGATCAAGGAAATATTATAAacttggcaaaaaaaaggctTGGAAAGGGATAAAGAATTATTGATGTCGCGTTCCTTGCCAGGGatacaaaaccaaaatgacaGATTGGAAGATTCTGATATTTCCAGTAGCGATTCGGAAG GAGAAGGAGCAGTGGCAGACTTGAATGACATTAACTCAGACattgaaattaaaagtaaattaattgaGCAACTCGAGCTGTCACAGGAAAGAATGGAACTTATGCGTCGGCACTATGAAGAAAAACTCACTGTGctaaattgtaaaattttgAACACCCAAAAAGAACGAGATGAGTTCTTGACAAATATGG TTTCATCTACATCAGTACAATCGAAAGATAGTTTAAAAAAGATGAAAACTGATTATGAGCGCAAGATcacaaatatgcaaagtgaACTCAAACGATTGCAGCACGCCCAGACAGAACACATTCGACAGCACAGAGAACTTAAATCACAAGGAGCAAGAATAAATACCTTGCGAATCGAACTGGAACAATTGAAGTTCACTAAA GTTAAATTGATGAAATCAATTTCAGAACAATCTAGTCGACACAAAGAAGAGGATACTAAAAAATCAAGAACAATTTCAAAACTACAAGATGATCAGCGTcgacaaaaaaatgcattattatctttaaaagaaaaaattaatgCCAAAGATCAAATGTTAAAGCGAAAAACTGAAGAGGTAATTGCCCTGCGTAAAAGTCAAAGAGGCCGATTAAGCCAAAGAGGGGCTTTCAATTTGGTATCAAAAGTCGGGAAATCCACTCGATCCACCCATCAGCAATGGGAAAAGTTGTATGGCTTCATTTTACACGCCGCAAGAACAAGGCAACTAATCACACAATTGGAAAAGGAATTGCAACGCTTAATATTGGAACGGGAAGATCTTTGTCGTGAGctgaaaataatgcaaaatgaCCAAAACATGGATAAGACATCTGAAGACTTCAATGAACAAGACAGCTTAAAGACCAACATTAGGTATTTACAAGAAACCATAGAACATGTACAGCAAGCCATAATGGAATTTGAAGACAGTAAAGACACTGCTCAGAGTGGCATATATAAGATACAGAATTTTTTGGACAATATTAAAACTGTTGAAGAAGCTAAATATATTCTTCAAAAGCTTTCCGACAGTGCAATTATACTGACATGTAATTTGGCCATAGCGGAGACCCATTTGCAGGAAACTGAATCTCTCCTTCAAGAAGCTCAACAAGAGAACAGCATACAGCATCAGATATTACAACATTTCCTGTCGCAAAGCAGTAATATGCATATATCTGATGTCTTTGTTTCTTTAAATCTCAAAAGCAATAGAAATACATTGAGTCACAGTTCTCAAAAGTCGTTAATAAGTAGTGGAACATATGATATACCAAAGGAGGATATATTTGGAGACTCTAAACATAAAGACACAACAGAAATAAGTAATAGAACCCCATCACCTTCTGGAATCGACAC CTTACCGGATATTTCTTCCAAAATACGACGCCGCACTGCTCAGAAACAAGATCTCCTTTTTGGGGACAATACAATTCCACCCAAG ACTGACAGAATGTCACGTTcttacacacaaaatgatgTCATCTGTGATAATCCGCTTATGCGAGTTTCAAGTACTCCAGGATCTTTATAG
- the LOC117901846 gene encoding MOB kinase activator-like 3 isoform X1: MALNGFVEFFQKGKTFRPKKRFAAGTIRYSLYKQAQASLQSGINLRQVVRLPAGENMNDWLAVHVVDFFNRINLIYGTVSEFCDESTCPTMSGGSRYEYLWADGDLYKKPIALPAKKYIEHLMDWIESQINNEALFPVSTDVPFPKTFVALCRKILTRLFRVFVHVYIHHFDRLVSIGAEAHVNACYKHFYYFVKEFDMISSKELEPLHEMTSRICKDKE, from the exons ATGGCGTTAAATGGATTTGTTGAGTTCTTTCAAAAGGGCAAA ACTTTTAggccaaaaaaaagatttgCGGCAGGAACAATAAGATATTCTCTCTATAAGCAAGCCCAGGCTAGTCTTCAATCTGGAATAAATTTACGTCAGGTAGTGCGATTACCTGCAGGGGAGAACATGAacgactggctggctgtgcaTG TTGTGGACTTCTTCAATCGAATCAACCTTATTTATGGAACTGTTTCCGAGTTTTGTGATGAATCAACTTGTCCAACTATGTCTGGAGGATCACGCTATGAGTATTTGTGGGCAGATGGAGATCT CTATAAAAAACCAATTGCTCTTCCGGCTAAAAAGTATATTGAACACTTAATGGACTGGATTGAGAGTCAAATTAACAATGAAGCCTTATTTCCCGTATCCActg ATGTTCCATTTccaaaaacatttgttgcactttgtcGCAAAATTTTAACGCGATTATTCCGTGTTTTTGTACACGTATACATTCACCATTTTGATAGACTCGTGAGCATCGGCGCT gAGGCGCACGTCAACGCTTGTTATAAACATTTCTATTATTTCGTAAAAGAATTCGATATGATATCAAGCAAGGAATTGGAGCCATTGCACGAAATGACGTCACGGATTTGCAAAGACAAAGAGTGA